One genomic region from Thalassotalea sp. PS06 encodes:
- the rplT gene encoding 50S ribosomal protein L20 produces MARVKRGVVARARHKKVLKQAKGYYGARSRVYRVAFQAVTKAGQYAYRDRRQRKRQFRQLWIARINAAARQNGLSYSKFINGLKKASIEIDRKILADIAVYDKAAFTVLVEKAQAALA; encoded by the coding sequence ATGGCTAGAGTAAAACGCGGTGTTGTAGCACGCGCACGTCATAAAAAAGTTCTTAAGCAAGCGAAAGGTTACTACGGTGCTCGTAGTCGCGTATATCGCGTTGCTTTCCAGGCTGTAACCAAAGCTGGTCAATACGCTTACCGCGACCGTCGTCAACGTAAACGTCAATTCCGTCAACTTTGGATTGCTCGTATCAATGCGGCAGCTCGTCAAAACGGTTTGTCTTACAGCAAATTCATCAACGGTTTGAAAAAAGCGTCGATTGAAATTGATCGTAAGATCCTTGCTGACATCGCAGTATACGATAAAGCAGCTTTCACGGTTCTAGTTGAAAAAGCGCAAGCGGCTTTGGCTTAA
- a CDS encoding glutathione S-transferase family protein, which produces MKIVLYEYAPTRSARVHWVLAELKIPYESKAAKQLFGSDELKQVHPLGKIPAMLVDGQPLIESVAMCTFLADSKPEGNLIPSTGTFHRAQHEQWCSFILSEVEAHLWSDARNTFVYREDRRIDAIFKQNKFELSRSLAVIEAHLNDNAFMLGDHFSVTDIIVSYTTLWAEKTGHCENFPAIKAYHRKLLEMEHCPYTPPE; this is translated from the coding sequence ATGAAAATAGTGCTGTACGAATACGCACCGACCAGGAGTGCCCGAGTTCACTGGGTATTGGCGGAGTTAAAAATTCCCTATGAAAGTAAAGCGGCAAAGCAATTGTTTGGTAGTGACGAGTTAAAGCAAGTGCACCCGCTCGGTAAAATTCCAGCAATGCTGGTTGATGGCCAACCATTGATAGAATCTGTGGCTATGTGCACATTTCTCGCCGATTCTAAACCAGAAGGCAACCTGATCCCGTCAACAGGAACATTTCATCGGGCGCAGCACGAGCAATGGTGTTCGTTTATCTTGTCAGAGGTGGAAGCTCATCTTTGGAGTGATGCCCGAAACACTTTTGTTTATCGGGAAGACAGACGCATTGACGCAATATTCAAGCAAAACAAGTTTGAGTTATCTCGCTCGTTAGCGGTGATTGAAGCACATCTAAATGACAATGCCTTTATGCTCGGCGACCACTTCTCTGTCACCGATATTATTGTCAGCTACACCACCTTGTGGGCGGAGAAAACCGGGCATTGCGAAAACTTCCCTGCAATTAAAGCCTATCATCGCAAACTCCTAGAGATGGAGCATTGTCCTTATACACCACCTGAGTAA
- a CDS encoding YccF domain-containing protein, protein MRTIGNLIWFIFGGVMMGLAWCFFGLLAFISIVGIPWGRACFVMAGFSFFPFGREAIGRDELTLNEDIGTSEFGVVGNVIWFIFAGLWLALGHFVSAISCFITIIGIPFAIQHLKLAGISIAPIGKTVVSKELAAAARQAGAQVELENIRAR, encoded by the coding sequence ATGCGAACGATAGGTAACTTAATCTGGTTTATATTTGGCGGTGTGATGATGGGGCTGGCGTGGTGTTTTTTCGGCCTGCTGGCGTTTATCAGTATCGTTGGTATTCCCTGGGGTAGAGCCTGTTTTGTGATGGCTGGATTTTCGTTTTTCCCGTTTGGAAGAGAAGCGATTGGCCGCGATGAGCTTACCCTCAATGAAGATATCGGCACATCTGAATTTGGTGTGGTTGGTAATGTTATCTGGTTTATTTTTGCTGGACTCTGGCTTGCTTTAGGGCATTTTGTTTCGGCAATTTCCTGCTTCATTACCATTATCGGTATTCCATTTGCCATTCAGCACCTAAAACTAGCCGGAATTTCCATCGCTCCGATTGGTAAAACCGTGGTTTCTAAAGAGCTGGCCGCTGCTGCACGTCAAGCTGGGGCTCAAGTAGAGTTAGAAAATATTCGCGCTCGCTAA
- a CDS encoding integron integrase has product MNKSPFLENIRHVLRTKHYSIQTEKTYLTWIRRFILFNQKRHPADMGEEEVSRFLSHLAVERKVTSSTQNLALCAIVFMYKHVLNRELVLLDDTVRAKAPKRVPVVLSNKEAMDLILAMKSPYQLMFSILYGCGLRKAELLRLRVKDIDFENRSIFIFRGKGQKDRVTMLPQSLIPNLKEQIKIVERIHQKDVAEGEGKTSLPTGLARKYPYAITELKWQYLFPSSSRCKHPTDGYYCRHHLHWTALSKVLRKAVKESGINKHVTAHTFRHSFATQLLLSGSDIRTVQELLGHTDLKTTQIYTHVIGQHSSGTLSPIDRNQLIQKITNNDV; this is encoded by the coding sequence ATGAATAAATCCCCTTTTCTTGAGAACATTCGTCATGTTCTAAGAACCAAACACTACAGTATCCAAACAGAAAAAACGTATTTAACCTGGATCAGACGGTTCATCCTATTTAATCAAAAGCGCCATCCTGCGGATATGGGTGAAGAAGAGGTGAGTCGATTTTTATCTCATCTGGCCGTAGAGCGCAAGGTGACGTCGTCAACTCAAAACCTGGCGCTATGCGCTATCGTATTTATGTATAAACACGTTTTAAATCGTGAATTAGTTTTGCTAGATGACACTGTTCGGGCAAAGGCGCCAAAACGAGTGCCAGTAGTTTTATCGAATAAGGAAGCCATGGATTTGATTTTGGCAATGAAATCGCCCTATCAATTAATGTTTTCTATTTTATACGGTTGTGGTTTGAGAAAGGCTGAATTACTGAGATTACGAGTAAAAGACATAGACTTTGAAAACCGTTCTATCTTTATTTTTCGAGGAAAAGGGCAAAAAGACAGAGTAACCATGCTGCCGCAGTCTTTAATTCCGAACCTGAAAGAACAAATTAAAATTGTTGAACGTATCCACCAAAAAGACGTAGCCGAGGGAGAAGGAAAAACCAGTTTACCCACAGGGTTAGCGCGGAAATACCCTTACGCGATCACCGAATTAAAATGGCAATACCTGTTCCCTTCGTCGTCGCGTTGCAAACATCCGACTGATGGTTATTATTGCAGGCACCATTTGCATTGGACAGCACTGTCGAAAGTGTTAAGAAAAGCCGTAAAAGAAAGTGGAATTAACAAACATGTCACCGCCCATACATTTCGCCATAGCTTTGCAACCCAATTATTACTCAGTGGTTCAGATATCAGAACAGTTCAGGAGCTACTAGGACATACGGACTTAAAAACCACGCAAATATACACCCATGTCATAGGTCAACATTCGTCAGGGACATTAAGCCCCATTGACAGGAACCAACTAATACAAAAAATAACCAACAACGATGTCTGA
- a CDS encoding phosphoribosylaminoimidazolesuccinocarboxamide synthase → MNLADKVLAVNNDLPIRTDAPVHSGKVRSVYWLTAEDSARLIKEKGYQVPADTPLAIMVISDRISAFDCIWRGEGGIQGVPGKGAALNAISNHWFKLFKENGLADSHILDIPHPFVWIVQKAKPVKIEAIARQYITGSMWRSYEKGEREFCGIEISDGLGRDQKLPELLITPSTKGILEGIEGVPAQDDVNITRKNIEDNHQAFNFESVADIALYEKLLKEGFSLISGELAKLDQIFVDTKFEFGYVKDVDGNDKLIYMDEVGTPDSSRIWDGEQYRQGNIVENSKEGFRQLLLSHFPDPDILLNKDRMDEREALARDNALPAEVLMQVSKTYVGIAEKITGEDIVISDNPKAEIVEILSKDYGLID, encoded by the coding sequence ATGAACCTTGCCGATAAAGTTTTAGCTGTAAACAACGACCTGCCAATTCGCACCGACGCGCCAGTTCACAGTGGTAAAGTGCGCAGTGTATACTGGTTAACCGCCGAAGATTCTGCCCGTCTTATTAAAGAAAAGGGTTATCAAGTACCCGCTGATACGCCACTTGCTATTATGGTCATTTCTGACCGTATCTCTGCATTTGACTGCATCTGGCGTGGTGAAGGCGGTATTCAGGGCGTACCAGGAAAGGGTGCCGCGCTAAACGCTATCTCTAACCATTGGTTCAAACTCTTTAAAGAAAATGGTCTGGCCGACAGCCACATTCTTGATATTCCCCATCCGTTTGTATGGATCGTACAAAAAGCTAAACCGGTAAAAATTGAAGCAATTGCTCGTCAATACATTACCGGTTCTATGTGGCGCTCCTATGAGAAGGGCGAGCGAGAGTTCTGTGGTATCGAAATTAGCGATGGTTTAGGTCGCGACCAAAAACTTCCAGAGCTGCTGATTACGCCGTCTACCAAAGGTATTTTAGAGGGTATCGAAGGGGTTCCTGCTCAGGATGATGTAAACATTACCCGCAAAAATATTGAAGACAACCACCAGGCGTTTAACTTTGAATCGGTAGCGGATATTGCCTTGTATGAAAAGTTATTAAAAGAAGGCTTTTCGTTAATCAGTGGTGAACTTGCAAAACTTGATCAAATCTTTGTCGATACCAAGTTTGAGTTTGGTTACGTTAAAGATGTTGATGGTAATGACAAGCTGATTTACATGGACGAGGTTGGCACGCCCGATTCGTCGCGTATTTGGGACGGTGAACAGTACCGCCAGGGTAATATTGTTGAGAATTCGAAAGAAGGCTTCCGTCAGCTACTATTAAGCCACTTCCCGGATCCTGACATTCTTTTAAACAAAGATCGTATGGATGAGCGCGAAGCGTTAGCTCGCGACAATGCTCTACCGGCAGAGGTGTTGATGCAGGTTTCTAAAACCTATGTGGGTATTGCCGAGAAGATCACTGGCGAAGATATCGTTATCAGTGATAATCCGAAAGCGGAAATCGTCGAGATTTTAAGCAAAGATTATGGCTTGATTGATTAA
- a CDS encoding Solitary outer membrane autotransporter beta-barrel domain — protein MSRYFFIVLLLSVLFVSSGKAQEANISIASEFEKIYSTTVVLMDSDALSFGVGNFDPEELLRRNDDDTVNEALNLRNQISVLAIPYTIELGTDLETYEDHLNIQLAYVKQEAEVSLFEDIEPDFDKEQAYGLSVGYSRKWFLNKNWTLAPALSAYFIHYKNTHLYNSEETRAFQPQLDGILFNQKKNAILLEPGIELAYLKNNDWGAWEFTSEAYFMSGRTTSALADGSYARPEGWRIINGVKVKNTFKEAKLFANDFYFKAHRVDIRGDTVHTLGTQHYYKIGFGILWDIRKLTDLVENVGIGININHGSAISGGSIVLYINEW, from the coding sequence ATGTCCAGATATTTTTTTATTGTCCTGTTACTATCAGTATTGTTTGTGTCCAGTGGCAAAGCACAGGAGGCAAATATATCCATTGCCAGTGAATTTGAAAAAATCTACTCCACCACCGTTGTATTAATGGATAGTGATGCCCTGTCATTTGGTGTCGGAAATTTTGATCCGGAAGAATTATTGCGACGAAACGATGATGACACGGTAAACGAAGCATTAAATTTACGTAATCAAATATCGGTTCTCGCCATACCTTACACCATTGAGTTAGGCACGGATTTAGAAACCTATGAAGATCACCTTAATATTCAACTTGCCTATGTAAAACAGGAGGCTGAAGTCTCGCTGTTTGAAGATATCGAACCAGACTTCGACAAAGAGCAAGCGTATGGTTTAAGCGTAGGCTACTCTCGTAAATGGTTTCTCAATAAAAACTGGACCCTGGCGCCAGCACTATCCGCTTACTTCATTCACTACAAGAACACCCACCTTTACAACAGTGAAGAAACAAGGGCATTTCAACCGCAACTCGATGGAATTTTGTTTAATCAGAAAAAGAACGCAATTTTGTTAGAACCAGGTATTGAACTTGCTTATTTGAAAAATAATGATTGGGGCGCCTGGGAATTTACCAGTGAAGCGTATTTTATGTCAGGACGAACCACATCGGCGCTTGCTGATGGAAGTTACGCCCGGCCGGAGGGCTGGCGCATCATCAACGGGGTAAAGGTAAAAAATACCTTTAAAGAAGCAAAATTATTTGCCAATGACTTTTATTTTAAAGCACACCGCGTCGATATTCGTGGCGATACCGTTCATACACTGGGAACTCAGCATTACTATAAGATCGGTTTTGGCATTCTCTGGGACATTCGAAAATTAACCGATTTGGTTGAAAACGTAGGCATTGGCATTAACATCAACCACGGCAGCGCCATCAGTGGTGGCAGTATTGTGTTGTATATTAATGAGTGGTAG
- a CDS encoding LysM peptidoglycan-binding domain-containing protein gives MKKLILPLSFTLLTACQTTEQQSVQRDLANNPNAADNLDIYQALIVDETADVVHPVADVDIPLGDNSILASDNIWVRIQNQLTFEVPENRTVAVHRNWYARHQSYLDRVSKRAEPFLYYITEELEKNDMPLELVLLPIVESAYDPFAYSHGSAAGMWQFLSGTGKQFGLKLDWWYDGRRDVAASTQAAIDYLKYLNKRFDGDWLLALAAYNSGQGRVSRAMKRNKKKGLPTDFWSLDLPKETRDYVPKLLALTALLKEPEKYNITFKPIANKPVISKVEIGSQLDLLLAADMAGLTIEELHALNPGFNRWATAPDGPHYLLLPNHKVESFKSQLSELPDEKRLTWQRYKIRSGDSLSVIASKYNTTTKVIRQVNKLSSNRIRAGKYLLIPTATKSLDRYESLEKLAVAKASKKGSGNKLTYTVKKGDTLWDIGRLYKVSSRDIAKWNGFGPKDTLRLGQKLTIYTKLAQASSVSAGNSNTMRNINYKVKSGDSLARIANKFNVKISDIEKWNNLSRNNYLQPGQMLKLSVNITSI, from the coding sequence ATGAAAAAACTAATACTTCCACTGTCGTTTACTCTGCTTACGGCTTGTCAGACGACAGAGCAGCAGTCTGTTCAGAGGGATTTAGCTAATAACCCGAACGCTGCTGACAATTTAGACATTTACCAGGCACTTATCGTCGATGAAACCGCGGATGTTGTACACCCGGTTGCCGACGTAGATATTCCGCTTGGCGACAATAGTATATTAGCCAGCGACAACATCTGGGTTAGGATCCAAAACCAGTTAACCTTTGAAGTGCCAGAAAACCGTACCGTTGCCGTCCACAGAAACTGGTATGCCCGTCATCAAAGCTATCTCGATCGCGTCAGTAAACGTGCCGAACCTTTCCTTTATTACATCACTGAAGAGCTTGAAAAGAACGATATGCCATTGGAGTTGGTACTATTGCCTATCGTTGAAAGTGCGTACGACCCATTCGCATATTCCCATGGCAGCGCCGCTGGCATGTGGCAATTTCTTTCGGGAACCGGTAAACAATTCGGTCTGAAGTTAGACTGGTGGTATGACGGTCGACGCGATGTTGCGGCTTCTACGCAAGCGGCCATCGATTACCTGAAATATCTGAACAAGCGTTTTGATGGTGACTGGTTATTGGCTCTAGCCGCATATAACTCTGGTCAGGGCCGCGTTTCTCGGGCAATGAAACGTAACAAGAAAAAAGGTTTACCTACGGATTTCTGGAGCCTGGATCTTCCCAAAGAGACTCGCGACTACGTTCCTAAACTTCTTGCCCTCACTGCGCTTTTAAAAGAGCCGGAAAAGTACAATATCACCTTTAAGCCAATCGCTAACAAACCGGTGATCAGTAAAGTTGAGATTGGATCACAGCTGGATCTTCTTTTAGCGGCAGATATGGCCGGCTTAACGATTGAAGAGCTTCATGCACTAAATCCTGGCTTTAACCGTTGGGCAACAGCACCTGATGGTCCACACTACCTATTGTTACCTAACCACAAAGTTGAATCATTCAAATCTCAATTAAGTGAGTTACCGGATGAAAAGCGTCTTACCTGGCAACGATACAAAATTCGCTCTGGTGATAGCTTGAGCGTAATCGCTAGCAAGTACAATACGACCACTAAAGTGATTAGGCAGGTAAACAAACTATCCAGCAACAGAATTCGTGCTGGTAAATACCTGTTGATCCCTACCGCAACAAAGTCTCTTGATCGTTATGAATCGTTAGAGAAACTAGCAGTAGCTAAAGCGAGTAAAAAAGGCTCTGGCAACAAGTTAACCTACACCGTTAAGAAAGGCGATACCCTGTGGGATATTGGCCGTTTGTATAAGGTGAGCAGCAGAGATATTGCAAAATGGAACGGGTTTGGGCCAAAAGATACCCTGCGCCTTGGTCAAAAGCTAACTATCTACACCAAGTTGGCGCAGGCAAGTTCTGTTAGCGCTGGCAACAGCAACACCATGCGTAATATTAACTACAAGGTTAAGTCTGGCGATTCACTGGCACGCATTGCCAACAAGTTCAATGTCAAGATTTCCGACATTGAAAAGTGGAATAATCTGAGCCGTAATAACTACTTGCAGCCTGGCCAAATGCTAAAACTTTCGGTCAACATCACCTCGATCTAA
- a CDS encoding class I SAM-dependent methyltransferase, producing the protein MKPALAFKDPQVPIKWEDMPNGVLVADTISDYMQPWWPRIFGYHLLKLGSLSAQLDTTKAMINHQVNVCHSHPFGDVLAEIDDLPFQLHSVDACVLAHSLEFALDPHHILREIDRVLIPNGHLLISGFNPISLAGLNRYIPFRRQAVPWQGRFFTPMRIKDWLHLLGYEILADERFLHSSLVKPLDQKGWAGRHWQKFASNYLTMFGSVFLIVAKKRVHPLTPIRPKWQLRPNFQPVKVTSMQGHSRQ; encoded by the coding sequence ATGAAACCTGCATTAGCCTTTAAAGATCCTCAAGTCCCGATTAAATGGGAAGATATGCCCAATGGCGTGCTTGTTGCGGATACGATTAGCGACTATATGCAGCCCTGGTGGCCAAGAATATTTGGTTACCACTTACTGAAATTGGGTAGTTTAAGTGCGCAACTAGATACGACCAAAGCGATGATCAATCATCAAGTGAATGTTTGTCATTCACACCCATTTGGTGATGTGCTAGCGGAAATCGATGATTTGCCGTTCCAGCTGCATAGTGTTGATGCTTGTGTTTTAGCGCACAGCTTAGAATTCGCGCTGGATCCACACCATATTCTTCGTGAAATCGATAGGGTCCTAATTCCCAACGGCCATTTGCTTATTAGTGGTTTTAACCCAATTTCTCTAGCGGGTTTAAATCGCTATATTCCGTTTCGCCGTCAGGCCGTGCCCTGGCAAGGACGTTTTTTCACGCCGATGCGTATTAAAGACTGGTTACACCTATTGGGCTATGAAATTCTTGCCGATGAGCGATTTTTGCATTCATCTTTGGTGAAGCCTCTCGATCAGAAAGGCTGGGCCGGCAGGCATTGGCAAAAGTTTGCCAGCAATTATCTCACCATGTTTGGCTCAGTGTTTCTGATTGTCGCCAAAAAACGCGTACACCCGTTAACACCGATTCGCCCTAAATGGCAATTGCGTCCAAACTTTCAACCCGTTAAAGTGACGTCCATGCAAGGCCATAGCCGTCAATAG
- the gloB gene encoding hydroxyacylglutathione hydrolase encodes MQVSAIPAFSDNYIWAIHAKQADQSKCALVDPGDARVCIDFIEQNKLQLATILITHHHRDHTGGVQELLEYANDKGWNVIVYGPDGEDIASIDHHLQQGDVVELPYLDQSFSVIDVPGHTRGHIAYYNGADKGTLFCGDTLFSGGCGRLFEGTAEQMLHSLNKLKQLPESTLVYCAHEYTQANLNFARTIEPENSQLIEYELKVQKLRNLDIATIPTSISTESQINPFLRSHVDEVKKQVQSITGKTYSTAVEVFAATRLLKDNF; translated from the coding sequence ATGCAAGTTTCTGCGATACCCGCATTCTCCGATAACTATATCTGGGCGATTCATGCCAAACAGGCAGACCAAAGTAAATGTGCTTTGGTCGACCCCGGTGATGCCAGAGTTTGTATCGACTTTATCGAACAAAACAAACTACAACTGGCAACCATCCTGATAACCCATCACCATCGCGATCATACCGGTGGTGTGCAGGAACTCCTCGAATACGCCAATGACAAAGGTTGGAACGTTATCGTATATGGTCCGGATGGAGAAGATATCGCAAGTATTGATCATCACCTACAACAGGGCGATGTCGTAGAACTTCCCTATCTTGATCAATCCTTCTCTGTTATCGATGTGCCGGGCCATACTCGTGGCCATATCGCTTATTACAATGGAGCAGATAAAGGCACCCTATTCTGTGGTGACACCTTGTTTTCTGGCGGTTGTGGTCGTCTGTTTGAAGGTACCGCAGAACAAATGTTACACAGTCTTAACAAACTGAAACAGTTACCAGAGTCGACCTTGGTATACTGTGCACACGAATATACTCAGGCTAATTTAAATTTTGCGCGAACTATTGAGCCTGAAAACAGTCAACTAATTGAATACGAATTAAAAGTTCAAAAGCTCAGAAATTTGGATATTGCGACTATCCCCACCAGTATTTCTACTGAATCGCAGATAAATCCGTTTTTACGTAGTCATGTCGATGAGGTAAAAAAACAGGTACAGAGCATTACTGGCAAAACCTATTCCACTGCTGTAGAAGTCTTTGCCGCAACTCGGTTACTAAAAGATAACTTTTAA
- a CDS encoding xylulokinase, producing the protein MQHSSAQSHVEPLFASIDFGSQSIRSYLYDLQGNMVYRSHIDMDITGSSTYQWQSDPAQLAEVVASMTDDLLSQTIEGALQKHQISAVSLTCLRNSFVYLDKNNKPLLPVLYWYQGRRAEQLPKLPWYWRAAFAVVGQTSTIKKLQRQAAVNWVAEHHPQAQSNTKHLCQLSGYLQASLTGNYRDSWANMIAHLPFNFKHRRWLWPLAWQWSALNLKPNWLPELCDPGTELGLYSTQIHGKEADVSVIAGAADKTCELLGAGVIDADTLFVSLGTAITINCLVSKFKGPKRFYPAYPSFSKNYYLAEEMLDFGCRVLREFVAWKREHMIDDVEVNEDTLSEAHLEEWICHHLLDAESGIQLSAQISDICSQLTIVETFDLSACCVADIFNWQQDEPSVNHRDPESMEQIAKEYLLLLHWLAIQIQDAKGRIERRHNREFKRILVSGGGQQSNLLLKLIADMCQLPVQKANQVHTGGRGAAIITAVAKGHYTDFESAVSAMCTAGKVIEPNTL; encoded by the coding sequence TTGCAACATTCTTCTGCTCAATCACATGTTGAACCATTATTTGCCAGTATCGACTTTGGTAGCCAATCAATTCGCAGCTACCTGTATGACCTGCAGGGAAACATGGTGTATCGCAGCCACATCGACATGGATATCACTGGCAGTAGTACCTATCAATGGCAAAGTGATCCAGCGCAATTAGCTGAGGTTGTGGCGTCGATGACTGACGATTTACTTAGTCAGACCATTGAGGGGGCGCTTCAAAAACATCAAATTAGTGCCGTTTCATTAACCTGCCTTCGCAATAGCTTTGTTTATCTGGATAAAAACAATAAACCTCTGTTGCCTGTACTTTATTGGTATCAGGGGAGAAGAGCGGAACAACTGCCGAAACTCCCCTGGTACTGGCGTGCCGCCTTTGCTGTGGTTGGCCAAACATCCACTATTAAAAAACTGCAACGGCAAGCTGCGGTTAACTGGGTGGCAGAGCACCATCCTCAGGCGCAATCGAATACCAAACACTTGTGTCAGCTATCGGGGTATTTACAGGCTAGCTTAACGGGTAACTATCGCGATAGTTGGGCCAATATGATCGCCCATTTACCATTTAACTTTAAACATCGAAGGTGGTTATGGCCGCTAGCCTGGCAGTGGAGCGCACTTAATCTTAAACCAAACTGGTTGCCAGAGTTATGCGATCCTGGGACTGAGCTGGGTCTGTACTCAACGCAAATTCATGGTAAAGAAGCAGACGTTAGTGTAATCGCCGGCGCGGCGGATAAAACCTGTGAATTGCTGGGGGCAGGTGTTATCGATGCCGACACCTTGTTTGTAAGCCTAGGTACGGCAATTACCATCAATTGCCTGGTCAGCAAATTTAAAGGTCCAAAACGTTTTTATCCGGCATATCCTTCATTTAGTAAAAACTACTATCTGGCAGAAGAGATGCTCGACTTTGGCTGTCGCGTGTTAAGAGAGTTTGTGGCCTGGAAACGGGAACATATGATTGACGATGTTGAGGTGAACGAGGACACCTTGTCAGAAGCGCATTTAGAAGAGTGGATTTGTCATCATCTGCTTGACGCAGAATCCGGTATTCAATTGTCTGCTCAGATTAGCGATATTTGTTCTCAGTTAACTATTGTTGAAACCTTTGATCTTAGTGCCTGTTGCGTCGCAGATATCTTTAATTGGCAACAGGACGAACCTTCGGTAAATCATCGTGACCCCGAGTCCATGGAACAGATTGCCAAAGAATATTTGCTTCTGTTGCATTGGTTAGCCATCCAGATTCAGGACGCCAAAGGGCGAATCGAGCGGCGACACAATAGAGAATTCAAAAGAATATTGGTTAGTGGTGGTGGTCAGCAATCCAACCTATTGCTAAAGCTCATTGCCGATATGTGTCAGTTACCAGTACAAAAAGCCAATCAGGTTCATACTGGCGGACGCGGTGCTGCCATCATAACGGCAGTGGCTAAAGGGCATTATACCGATTTCGAATCGGCTGTTTCCGCCATGTGTACAGCAGGAAAAGTTATTGAACCTAATACATTGTAA
- a CDS encoding Nif3-like dinuclear metal center hexameric protein, translating to MQRQQFEKILTELLQPGRIKDFCPNGLQVEGSDTIKKVVTGVTASYALLEKAVEKGADAILVHHGYFWKNEAYPIVGMKQKRIKTLLDNNINLFAYHLPLDIHETLGNNAQLAKLLGIEVTGPLELENPLSVSLRGELNDAVDGENFASRIQETLNREVLHIPGSSNRPIKTVAWCTGGGQGYIDLAAEQGIDAFITGEASEQTTHVAREMDIHFFAAGHHATERYGIKAVGEYLVSEHGLDVEFIDIDNPV from the coding sequence ATGCAACGTCAACAATTTGAAAAGATTTTAACTGAGCTATTACAACCTGGTCGTATTAAGGATTTTTGTCCGAATGGCTTACAGGTTGAGGGCTCCGATACGATAAAGAAAGTAGTAACGGGGGTGACAGCAAGTTACGCGTTACTAGAAAAGGCCGTAGAAAAGGGCGCTGATGCAATTTTAGTGCACCATGGATACTTCTGGAAAAACGAAGCTTACCCAATCGTTGGTATGAAGCAAAAACGCATCAAGACGTTATTGGATAACAACATCAATTTGTTTGCGTATCACCTGCCATTAGATATCCATGAAACCTTAGGCAACAATGCCCAACTCGCCAAACTATTAGGTATCGAAGTTACCGGTCCTTTGGAGCTGGAAAACCCGTTAAGTGTAAGTTTGCGCGGTGAACTTAACGACGCCGTTGATGGTGAAAACTTTGCGTCGCGTATCCAGGAAACCCTGAATCGTGAGGTCTTGCATATTCCTGGTAGCAGCAATCGTCCAATTAAAACTGTCGCCTGGTGCACTGGCGGTGGCCAGGGCTATATCGATTTAGCCGCAGAGCAGGGCATCGATGCCTTTATTACCGGTGAAGCTAGCGAGCAGACTACCCATGTTGCCCGGGAAATGGATATTCATTTTTTTGCTGCAGGACACCATGCGACCGAGCGATATGGCATTAAAGCCGTAGGTGAGTATTTGGTGTCAGAACACGGACTCGATGTTGAGTTTATCGATATCGACAATCCGGTTTAA
- the rpmI gene encoding 50S ribosomal protein L35 translates to MPKMKSNKGAAKRFKKTASGGFKCKQAGLRHILTKRRTKVKRHLRAKSMVAKSDIKSVVSMLPYA, encoded by the coding sequence ATGCCTAAAATGAAAAGCAATAAAGGTGCTGCAAAGCGCTTTAAGAAAACTGCTTCTGGCGGTTTCAAATGCAAACAAGCCGGTCTACGTCACATCTTGACTAAAAGACGTACCAAAGTTAAGCGTCACTTACGTGCGAAAAGCATGGTTGCTAAGTCTGACATCAAGTCAGTCGTATCAATGTTACCTTACGCTTAA